The DNA segment TTTCTTCCTGATCTTCATGCCCATCGATAAAGCCCTTGCAATCGATAGCCTCAGGAAAAAACTAGCCACGCCATTTATCCACGACTCCCAGCTTCACCCGGTAGCGGTATCGAGACTGACCTACTATCTTCCTATCATCATTTGCCTGGGTTTTTTATATTTCGATTCGGCCATACACAAGATGTTTGCCGAACATTGGCGTAACGGTCTGGGGGCCTGGCTGCCGTCGTCCATCCCTTATTACATTTCGGCGCTGGACATGTCCTGGCTTTTGAACATCGAAAGTCTGCAAAAGCTGATTGGCTATACGATCATCGTATTTCAGTTCACTTTTTTACTGTTTTTTCATTTCCGCCTGTTAAGACCATTATATCTATTGCTCGGCATGGCTCTGCACCTGGGCATTACTCTGTCTTTCAATATTTATCCTTTCGGCATGGGCATGCTGATTTTCTATAGCTTGATGATGCCGTTCTCCTGGTACCGCCAAATTGGGGTATGGCTCAAAAAACCTCGGCCTATTCTGACGGTTTTTTACGACCAATTATGCCCGCTGTGCAACCGCACCGTACTAATCCTGAATCATTTCGACATTTTGCAGGCGGTGGATTTCAAACCGGCTCAAATCCATGCGCGCGACTATCCGGCACTCAATGGACTGGATGATAAAACCTTATTGGTCGATCTCTATGCACTGAATGCGGAACAGCGGCTTTATGCCGGCATTGACACCTATGCCCAAATTTTTATCGCGATGGGCTACACGGCATTGATCGGTTGGATCATGAAACTGCCACTGATCCACAGCTTGGCGTCGTCTTGCTACCGCCGTATAGCCGATAACCGCGCTCGTTTGACCTGTGACGTCAGCTGCATTAAACAATCGAATCCGGTATTTCCAGCCACACTGTATGATCAAATTTTTGCGGTGGAACAGCCTAAACAACAAAAACGCCAT comes from the Methylomonas sp. LL1 genome and includes:
- a CDS encoding DCC1-like thiol-disulfide oxidoreductase family protein translates to MYQLLASKIHALYLQQAPATGIGLFRLLFGLVTLQEIFFLIYFNHLIFDPIPFMDVEFPMITTFLWLWAAIAVCLMVGYRCQTASIANYLFWLIFVNFTPMQRDFDGGFDLFMIGANFFLIFMPIDKALAIDSLRKKLATPFIHDSQLHPVAVSRLTYYLPIIICLGFLYFDSAIHKMFAEHWRNGLGAWLPSSIPYYISALDMSWLLNIESLQKLIGYTIIVFQFTFLLFFHFRLLRPLYLLLGMALHLGITLSFNIYPFGMGMLIFYSLMMPFSWYRQIGVWLKKPRPILTVFYDQLCPLCNRTVLILNHFDILQAVDFKPAQIHARDYPALNGLDDKTLLVDLYALNAEQRLYAGIDTYAQIFIAMGYTALIGWIMKLPLIHSLASSCYRRIADNRARLTCDVSCIKQSNPVFPATLYDQIFAVEQPKQQKRHAYKIAKILMVIILFQLNCSLHYGLLYRLKVDTRQSPITSAMADMSNALLMFSHTFLGITPHALYLHDHFEGYNHLLAITYLDSNGTEHWLPFINEQGRLLAPNWGRVHSMWANIAVTPNIDEVRLKKFIMKVTAFWGTKVNLDLENTRFIIKMKKINAPSIWEKDLRNNNLAGDWRAIGTAEWRDREIKINLPKDIDAL